A portion of the Streptomyces sp. NBC_00376 genome contains these proteins:
- a CDS encoding adenylate/guanylate cyclase domain-containing protein: protein MNCTSCRHELPAAARFCPSCGTPCPSPVAAAPEDERKLVTAVFCDLVGSTALSGLLDPETLRTVTLRYFAVMSERIEAHGGTPEKFIGDAVMAVFGVPVMREDDARRALAAALGMREALAELNTDLEATLGIRLDIRIGVNTGQVVASSDASTRQALISGETVNVAARLEQNAAAGEILIGPQTLEAAGPTVVVQETGPLRLKGKTDSVHAYRLIALGADDPELLRRFDVPFIGRAAELASLDEALDRTVRGAGPGLVRLVGDAGIGKTRLAREWLTGLGGPERPVVGTGRCRSYGDHGTLASLADAVREVLGSPVAREALDGASGRSGASVADAWALLRGGLLHDGTPNAPFEDMCAALVTVLSRTAARRPVLLVLDDWHWAEPLLVRAVNRLAGPLGRAGGLIVCPGRPDGPPAVADPAARPAQIVPLTGLPRDEAALLARELTGPGAGTAPDGTVPDEAAPAAPGGYDRELYDRAEGNPLYLEQLLVPAGPAPEGARNVPGAALPPTLQALLGARIGALERAERTTLDLAAVVGRDFTAPELVRLARAARGTEGAARTAPAAHPEVSAPEDDRGRVARALARLCGRRLVEAAPGGEPGTGRHRFSSGLVQEVAYASLSKRAKAERHAWASELPSVTAAGEAAVGGHLERAYRYRTELGLADDRAAALRVRAAAALASAGAQALARSDLHWAQGLLERAVDLHPAGDPAAAPALRRLGEVRLALGRSEDGERLLRQVLAIGTAPVEAAHARLALAVLDPASANVSATARSVLPLFESAGDSVGQARARLRLAQRLQLAGRHEEADRDLTLALDHAVRAEAEPERAAALGAIGISLWRGPEPVPVAVNRCRDLLAAHGSGRPAVRTTLNCPLAVLYALHGRADRAGECLAEAERLADELGYAEAEVFLPVFRATVEALLGRTGPALDLLVRADRAAERGGARSMRPAIALEAARLLLDDDRPDDAGAWLEGVGAPRSLPHSDRVDLAGLRARLAAGAGDGASALRHADRAVRDSLLTDSPLVRATASLDRARTLALLGDAAGAAAAAREAREGFTEKGHLPGRRWAARLAVGAAAATTEKS from the coding sequence ATGAACTGCACCTCGTGCCGGCACGAACTGCCCGCCGCCGCACGGTTCTGCCCGTCCTGCGGCACCCCGTGCCCGTCCCCGGTCGCCGCGGCGCCGGAGGACGAACGCAAGCTGGTCACCGCGGTCTTCTGCGATCTGGTGGGCTCCACGGCGCTGTCCGGGCTGCTGGACCCGGAGACCCTGCGCACCGTGACGCTGCGCTACTTCGCGGTGATGAGCGAGCGGATCGAGGCGCACGGCGGCACTCCGGAGAAGTTCATCGGCGATGCCGTGATGGCGGTGTTCGGGGTGCCGGTGATGCGTGAGGACGACGCGCGGCGAGCGCTCGCCGCGGCGCTCGGCATGCGCGAGGCGCTGGCGGAGCTGAACACCGATCTCGAAGCCACCCTGGGCATCCGGCTCGACATCCGGATCGGCGTCAACACCGGTCAGGTGGTGGCGAGTTCCGATGCCAGCACCCGGCAGGCGCTGATCTCGGGCGAGACGGTGAACGTGGCTGCCCGGCTGGAACAGAACGCGGCGGCCGGTGAGATCCTGATCGGCCCGCAGACCCTGGAGGCGGCCGGTCCGACCGTGGTCGTGCAGGAGACGGGCCCGCTGCGGCTCAAGGGCAAGACCGACAGCGTGCACGCGTACCGGCTGATCGCGCTCGGCGCCGACGACCCGGAGCTGCTGCGCCGTTTCGACGTGCCGTTCATCGGCCGCGCCGCGGAACTGGCTTCGCTGGACGAGGCGTTGGACCGTACGGTGCGCGGGGCGGGCCCGGGTCTTGTCCGCCTCGTCGGTGACGCGGGGATCGGCAAGACCCGGCTGGCGCGCGAGTGGCTGACCGGGCTCGGCGGGCCCGAGCGGCCGGTCGTCGGCACCGGGCGCTGTCGCAGCTACGGCGACCACGGCACCCTCGCGTCGCTGGCCGACGCGGTGCGGGAGGTGCTCGGCTCGCCCGTCGCCCGGGAGGCGCTGGACGGGGCGTCCGGGCGGTCCGGTGCGTCCGTGGCGGACGCCTGGGCGCTGCTGCGCGGCGGTCTGCTGCACGACGGCACGCCCAACGCCCCGTTCGAGGACATGTGCGCGGCGCTGGTCACCGTGCTGTCCCGGACGGCGGCGCGGCGGCCGGTCCTGCTGGTCCTCGACGACTGGCACTGGGCCGAACCGCTGCTGGTGCGGGCGGTGAACCGGCTGGCCGGGCCGCTCGGCCGGGCGGGCGGACTCATCGTGTGTCCGGGCCGCCCGGACGGCCCCCCGGCCGTCGCCGACCCGGCCGCGCGTCCGGCGCAGATCGTGCCGCTCACCGGGCTGCCGCGCGACGAGGCCGCCCTGCTGGCCCGCGAACTGACCGGGCCGGGCGCGGGAACCGCCCCGGACGGCACCGTCCCGGACGAAGCCGCTCCGGCCGCCCCCGGCGGGTACGACCGTGAGCTGTACGACCGGGCCGAGGGCAACCCGCTCTATCTGGAACAGCTCCTCGTCCCCGCGGGCCCGGCGCCGGAGGGTGCGCGGAACGTGCCGGGCGCGGCGCTGCCGCCGACCCTCCAGGCGCTGCTCGGTGCCCGGATCGGCGCGCTGGAGCGTGCCGAACGCACCACGCTGGACCTGGCGGCGGTCGTCGGCCGGGACTTCACCGCGCCCGAACTCGTCCGGCTGGCCCGGGCGGCACGCGGGACGGAGGGCGCGGCCCGTACCGCCCCGGCCGCCCACCCCGAGGTGTCCGCACCGGAGGACGACCGCGGCCGGGTCGCCCGCGCGCTGGCCCGGCTGTGCGGACGCCGGCTGGTGGAGGCCGCGCCCGGCGGCGAACCGGGAACGGGCCGGCACCGGTTCAGCAGCGGTCTGGTCCAGGAGGTGGCGTACGCCTCCCTGTCGAAGCGGGCCAAGGCCGAGCGGCACGCCTGGGCGTCCGAGCTGCCCAGTGTGACGGCGGCGGGCGAGGCGGCGGTCGGCGGGCACCTGGAGCGGGCGTACCGGTACCGCACCGAGCTCGGTCTGGCCGACGACCGGGCCGCCGCCCTGCGGGTCCGGGCCGCCGCGGCGCTCGCCTCGGCCGGTGCGCAGGCCCTGGCCCGTTCCGATCTGCACTGGGCCCAGGGCCTGTTGGAGCGGGCCGTGGACCTGCACCCGGCCGGTGATCCGGCCGCGGCCCCGGCGTTGCGGCGCCTGGGCGAGGTGCGTCTCGCGCTCGGCCGTTCCGAGGACGGGGAACGGCTGCTGCGGCAGGTGCTGGCCATCGGGACCGCGCCGGTGGAGGCCGCGCACGCCCGGCTCGCGCTGGCGGTGCTGGACCCGGCCTCGGCGAATGTGTCGGCCACCGCCCGGTCGGTGCTGCCGCTCTTCGAGTCGGCCGGGGACTCCGTCGGGCAGGCCCGGGCCCGGCTGCGGCTCGCGCAGCGGTTGCAGCTGGCCGGCCGCCACGAGGAGGCCGACCGCGATCTGACCCTGGCCCTGGACCACGCGGTGCGGGCGGAGGCCGAGCCGGAGCGGGCGGCCGCGCTCGGGGCCATCGGGATCTCGCTGTGGCGCGGCCCGGAGCCGGTACCGGTCGCGGTGAACCGCTGCCGTGACCTGCTCGCCGCGCACGGCTCCGGCCGCCCCGCCGTACGGACCACGCTGAACTGTCCGCTGGCCGTGCTCTACGCCCTGCACGGCCGGGCGGACCGGGCCGGGGAGTGCCTGGCCGAGGCGGAGCGGCTGGCCGACGAGCTGGGGTACGCGGAGGCGGAGGTCTTCCTGCCGGTGTTCCGGGCGACGGTCGAGGCGCTGCTCGGGCGCACCGGACCGGCCCTGGACCTGCTCGTCCGGGCGGACCGTGCGGCGGAGCGCGGCGGGGCCCGGTCCATGCGTCCGGCCATCGCGCTGGAGGCGGCGCGGCTGCTGCTCGACGACGACCGGCCGGACGATGCCGGTGCGTGGCTCGAAGGGGTCGGGGCACCGCGGTCGCTGCCGCACTCGGACCGGGTGGACCTGGCGGGACTGCGGGCCCGGC
- a CDS encoding aroma-sacti cluster domain-containing protein, with protein MTEPPDRLAVLYGAGFAVDLLTDEQRQVLNDLAPEELTVLLDIKSRLDAVGPEVQAHGEIAGGALF; from the coding sequence ATGACCGAACCACCGGACCGGCTCGCCGTGCTGTACGGCGCCGGCTTCGCCGTCGATCTGCTCACCGACGAACAGCGCCAGGTGCTCAACGACCTCGCGCCGGAGGAACTCACCGTGCTGCTCGACATCAAGAGCCGGCTCGACGCCGTGGGGCCCGAGGTGCAGGCGCACGGCGAGATCGCGGGCGGCGCCCTCTTCTGA
- a CDS encoding iron-containing redox enzyme family protein, translated as MNPTGAPGARCGGRGLPASERLRVKLAFAEPALRASSAALWRSDGLLPRYRAYLCAMHTVIRASVPLMERAAERAEQLARCGDPLGAPLAAYLDGHIREEAEHDSWLLEDLSAAGSGPRAALDPVPSPLVASLAGAQYYWIEHHHPVALLGYIAVLEGHAPAAGLAPRLARSTGLPAPAFRTVHEHARLDNGHAGELYALLDRLPLSRGQETAVAVSALHTTDALTQLFVRLGRTGPAPPVRGAGRSVPREGQT; from the coding sequence GTGAACCCCACCGGGGCGCCGGGAGCGCGCTGCGGCGGGCGCGGGCTGCCGGCCTCCGAGCGGCTGCGGGTCAAACTCGCCTTCGCCGAACCGGCGTTGCGTGCCTCGTCGGCCGCGCTGTGGCGGTCCGATGGGCTGTTGCCCCGCTACCGGGCCTACCTGTGCGCGATGCACACGGTCATCCGGGCCTCCGTACCGCTGATGGAACGGGCCGCCGAACGGGCCGAGCAACTGGCCCGGTGCGGCGATCCGCTGGGGGCGCCACTGGCCGCCTACCTGGACGGGCACATCCGGGAGGAGGCGGAGCACGACAGCTGGCTGCTGGAGGACCTGTCGGCGGCGGGCAGCGGGCCCCGGGCCGCGCTGGACCCGGTCCCCTCCCCGCTCGTCGCCTCCCTGGCGGGGGCCCAGTACTACTGGATCGAGCACCACCACCCGGTGGCGCTGCTCGGCTACATCGCGGTGCTGGAGGGGCACGCCCCGGCGGCCGGCCTCGCACCGCGGCTGGCCCGCTCGACCGGGCTGCCCGCCCCGGCGTTCCGCACCGTGCACGAGCACGCGCGGCTCGACAACGGCCACGCCGGCGAACTGTACGCACTGCTCGACCGGTTGCCGCTGTCGCGGGGCCAGGAGACGGCCGTCGCCGTCAGCGCCCTGCACACCACGGACGCGCTCACCCAGTTGTTCGTCCGGCTCGGGCGCACCGGACCGGCACCGCCGGTGCGGGGAGCCGGGCGGTCCGTCCCGAGGGAAGGCCAGACATGA